Within the Nitrososphaera sp. genome, the region AGAAGGCGGTGCTGTGACGGTGGCTCTTGACAGCCCGACACAGAACTTCCTAGATTACAAGGTCTATCTGAAGCCTCGATGATTGTAGTTGACGCCAGCTTGTTTCGGCCAGAGTAGGTATGTGCAGGTGTGTCGCGGTAATGCAAAGAAAGATCCCCCTTGCAACCCAGAAAGGATGCTTCCAATTCTTGACTCAGATAGTGTGCTTATCCAAGGCTTCCAGTATGCAGGTAATCTTGAAAACTTGTTAACCAACATATTATTAGAATGAGTGCAAACCTTTGCTATATCAAAAATATGAAAGGTGCAGCAAAAGACGTTGATTCGTACATAGCAACTGCTCCAAAAGAACTTCAAGCAAAACTTGAAGAACTTAGGGCGGCGATTAGGCAAGTCGCACCGGAAGCGACAGAAAGTATTAGCTATAGAATGCCTTTCTACAGTTACTGTGGTCGGCTTGCATGGTTTTCGCTCATGAAGAATCACATTGGACTTTACCTGAGGCCGCCAATAGTGGAATTGCACAAAAAAGAGCTGGCAAATTATACAACTACCAAATCAGCGATCCACTTTCCGCTTGACCAGAAACTTCCAATTCCCCTAATCAAGAAGGTGGTAAAGGCTCGCATGAAAATGAATGCAGAAGAGTAGAGAGCGTGTACACGGTGTAATCTTAAAGTGGTTTTTTGTCGTCATCTCAAACTGTAGCGTGCGTGCTCATGCATTAGCTGAAGTGCATGTGCGCATGGCAATCCTAAACTGATTATGGCACTCAGACCCTGCTAAACTTGTTATCCTTACTAGCCCTCGTCTGACCAATACAGATGCAATGAATGCGGCCCCTTGGCTATGAACACATCCATAGAAATGGAGTCTCAATATGCTTGAGGTGCGAAAAGAGAAAGTGAAACAGACCTGAAATGCTAAAGTGAACAAACTGCAAGAGTTTCAAAAGTGCCAAAACATGTTCGAAGGTTTTGAAATAAAGCGTGTTTCTTGATTCCATTTGATTGGAAAGGTGTAGTCCACGGAACATTGCACCAATGGCTTTAAGTAGTGAATTTCTCTTAGCCAAAGGATGTCAGTTTCAAAGCAAGTTGAGAAATTGGACAAGCTCTACTTTTACAAGAATTGTAAAGCAGTCTTCCTGTTTAGTAGCGATTTTGCTTCCATGTAAATTGAGAAAGCTTTAGGATTACTGGCTGACGTACAGATTGGAGTTACACCCTTCTTCTTTTAGTAGCTATCGTAGCGTGTTTCACTGAATATAGGACTGATTTTTTGTATCGAATTTTTTCACTAGCTGGAATTGCTTGCCAAACTGTTGGGCAGGAAGGTTAAGGTTGCGAAAGAGGCTGGTCGGGTCTTCTTTGGCCATTCTTGCTGCCATGTGAGTCGGTCCAAGAGCCGAGCTACAAAGCTCAAATGTCATTTGCCTGACAGTGTTCTCGTTTGTAATTCCAAGGCTGTGGAGGTATTCGTGTGCAAGAACCATGAATATATACGCGTTATACTCTTCAAGCGAACTAGCGGCTCTTTTAATTGCATTTAGGACATAGCTGTTTACCACTATTGCGTTTGAGCCAAGGACATGGTATGCACCCACGTGGCCCGGCATTACCTGTAGAATAAGGCTAAGCCCTGCCCTGTGCATTCTAAACTTTGCAAATACAGCCGACTTGACAAGCTCGAAGGCTGCATCAAAATCGAGTGTCTCTGCCAGCCTCGCCTGCAAATCGGTTATTCGACTATCCAATATACTCGATATTGCCATAGCGAAGGTATAAACCCTCATGGCTCAGCAAGCTTTTTTGTGGTCAGACTCAGCTGACGGGACAAACGGAATTTGAAATCTGGTTAGTCCTAAGTATAAGATCCCTCAATTCAATGTATTTCATTCTCATTATTGTAATCTTTTTCGTCCTTTGAAATCCGTCAGCTCGTCTAATTCCAGTTATTGACTTGTCGTCTCGCTTTCTATCACCGATTGTGAATAGAAAACAAAGAGGTGATTATAATGAAATTCACGGTTTATGATCCCCTTATGACTTCCCAAAATTGCAGGCCTCAAGATAACTTTAAGTAAATCTTACAGAAGAGAATTCCAGAAGTAATTGCTCTTTTGGTCGAAGGTGTTAAGCTTGGTTTTACTCGTTACGTTAGGGACTGCAGCAGTTTTACAGACTTCAGTTCGTACTTTGAATGCTTATGCCCAGCAGACTAGAGATTACTACATTTACACCGATCCTGTTCCAGATTATGCACCAAGCTACGCAAATGGAACAATTTACGCCGCTACTCAGGCATGGGAGAAGGCAAATCCGGATATCAGATTCTACCAAACCAACTCACCCGAGCAAGCAGATATTTTGGTTTCCTGGATACGTGACTCTGGACATACGCATCTCGGCGAGACATTCTATAAACAAGATATCCAAATGGTGCTTGGCGATAGCTATTGTTATGGCCAGTGGCAGCCATACTCTGCCGATACCTTGCTAAATGTAGCGGAACATGAAATTGGACATGCTCTGGGTCTTGAACACAGTACAGATCCTAATGATGTCATGTACCCTACATTCAATGCGACCTATGGCGTCGTAACATGGCAGCAGGATATGGCTCCAAACTACTACTGGTTTGTGCCAACGTGTGATTATTACAACAAAGTAAATACGTTTAGCTATTCCGTCAACACAACTGATTCCACCTACGGCATAGACGAGTACTTTATTCCCTCTCAAACTGAATACCAGCAGGCACTGGCTGGCGGTACATTCCAATACTATACTGATTCAAAGTGTTCTGAAAAGAACATCCTAAGGCATAGCGGTACCTGCAATGGCGTAGCAAACACAGCAGGCATAATGATAATCACTCATGATCAGAGCCACCCTCTTGAGAGAATTACAGTACTGTTAGTAGATGAGACTCCTACAGTCGAGCCTCAAATTCCAACTTTGCAGCGGTCTTCAGCCGATGACCCACAGGCTGGATCGCAGCCTCCTCAGGTCGGCTCTATCTCGATATCGCTATCGAATTATACTGTACTAGTCGGTCAAGATGTGACAGTCAGCGGCACAGTTTATGACACAACCTCTGAACCAATGCCAAATGTAAGCCTGCGAATAGTGCTCAATTCCGCTACTACAGCGGTAACTTCTGACTCTAATGGCCAGTTCTCCACTTCTATGCAGGCGACTACGCCAGGCATAACTATCGTATCTGCCGAAACAATCGACAAGAATGTCACCTCATTACCCCTAATTTTGACTGCGACTGCCGCATCGACCAAGCCGCTATATTATGAGCCTGCTCCGATCGTGACTCCTCTTGAGACAAGCTCAGGCACTATTACAGTTGACGGCACCACAGATTCAGTATTCACAGAAATTACAGGAGGCAAAATAACAAGCATTTCTGCTAATCCTGATTCAAACTCTCTTGTAGTAAATCTCAATTCTAGTAATGACGGCAAGCTTGTAATTATACAACCCCGGGAACTGATAGATGCGCGGCAAAATGACAATACTGACAGCAACTTTATTGTCTTGGCGCACAATCAAGGGTCAGATACAAAGCAGCAAGTGAGCTTTTCAGAGTCGAAAAGCGACTCAAATAGAACTCTGACAATTCCATTTAGCCAAGGTACTGACACAATTCAGATCGTCGGAACTCATGTAATGCCGGAATTTCACATATCGCAATTGGTTCTAGTCTTACCTTTGACTGTCGTCGTCGGCTTAACTGTAGTTATAACAAAGAGTCGAAAGAGGCCTGTTACCTAACTTTTGTTATCCGGCTACTAGCTGCGCGGCTGCCAACTAGTCCTTAGAGTACCATGGTTTCAAAAGATGATTACTCGACGCCCAACAATCCGAATCCTCAAGGAATACTGAGATAAGATGCTTCATACATGACCAAGCAGTCCACAAATATTACCGCCATAATTCCCAAGAACCCTTTGCCGGCCGAGTCTATCGAGCCGAACGTACGTTAATCCATTGAGGTGTTGCAGAAAAATGCCTTTTTGAAGCCCTTTCCAGATAGTCTGTTCATCCGGCTAGGTAGAAGATCGCTGCCTAGTCTAGTACTACTTCCATTCCCAAACCTTCAAGCGGAACTCGCCTGCTTCGTCGATTTCCAACTCCCATGCACCCGGCAGGCCATTTAGCCTTGAGAATCTTGGAGAGGAAGTCTGCCAGATAACTCCACCTCGCCAGCTTGCTTTGAGTCCGCTTCCGGTAGGTTTTCCCCTTCCATGAGCCCACACATTTACATTGTCGCCGTCTTTGGTTGTGCAAATTCCGTTGAACTCTGCAATCAAAGTTCCTCCGTGTGGGGTTGCGACGCCTGTGTAAACAGATGAATATTCCACACCAAACAATTTGCCAGCTCCCTGATATGTTGCTTCAATTTTTCCTTCGGGCAGCGCCCTTATTCCTGAAAATTTTCCAGTTTCGTCGAAAGCTAAATCTCCTACCGCCATGTCACTCTAGCAAATTGTGAGTGTGTACTTGTGTATTATAGGTTCCTGCTTGGACTACCACAAACTCTGCGAATTCAGATGTTTCGATTTCCGGTGACTTGAGTTTATGGTTTACATTGATAAGCTATGGAGTGTGAACCAAGGTTTTCTAGGTCAGTTTGAAATGTTTGACTTTACTTTTACGAATCCAGACAGCTATGCGTATCACGGTGCAGGCTGCCCATCATTACGCGGAAGTTTGATTGTCTTACCCCCAGAGAGCTGACTAAACCAAATTCTCACGTGGAAAGCAAAATGTCATTTCTGTCTATATCCCCTTCACAACTCCAGGGGAGTATATACAACCGCAAAATTTAGGCCACTGTGCGCCAATCCGGGAGAAATGCGTAAGTTCAGTCCTAAACTTCAATATGGTCGAAATGAGTTGTCGGTGACCCTACGTTAGGGATTCCATCTTATGCTTTACATTTTGAATATAGTCTTCTAAACCCTGTCTCATTATATGGTCCCCATCAGAATGACTAACCATTTTCATGAATCTGCCGGTTCGAGGTAGTTCATAACGAATCGTATATCTCAG harbors:
- a CDS encoding matrixin family metalloprotease; protein product: MLSLVLLVTLGTAAVLQTSVRTLNAYAQQTRDYYIYTDPVPDYAPSYANGTIYAATQAWEKANPDIRFYQTNSPEQADILVSWIRDSGHTHLGETFYKQDIQMVLGDSYCYGQWQPYSADTLLNVAEHEIGHALGLEHSTDPNDVMYPTFNATYGVVTWQQDMAPNYYWFVPTCDYYNKVNTFSYSVNTTDSTYGIDEYFIPSQTEYQQALAGGTFQYYTDSKCSEKNILRHSGTCNGVANTAGIMIITHDQSHPLERITVLLVDETPTVEPQIPTLQRSSADDPQAGSQPPQVGSISISLSNYTVLVGQDVTVSGTVYDTTSEPMPNVSLRIVLNSATTAVTSDSNGQFSTSMQATTPGITIVSAETIDKNVTSLPLILTATAASTKPLYYEPAPIVTPLETSSGTITVDGTTDSVFTEITGGKITSISANPDSNSLVVNLNSSNDGKLVIIQPRELIDARQNDNTDSNFIVLAHNQGSDTKQQVSFSESKSDSNRTLTIPFSQGTDTIQIVGTHVMPEFHISQLVLVLPLTVVVGLTVVITKSRKRPVT
- a CDS encoding DUF1801 domain-containing protein, whose product is MKGAAKDVDSYIATAPKELQAKLEELRAAIRQVAPEATESISYRMPFYSYCGRLAWFSLMKNHIGLYLRPPIVELHKKELANYTTTKSAIHFPLDQKLPIPLIKKVVKARMKMNAEE